In Anopheles bellator chromosome 2, idAnoBellAS_SP24_06.2, whole genome shotgun sequence, the genomic stretch GTCTGGCTGCCGGCCGACAAGGGCAAGGGGCTCGAAATTCAGGGCACGTTCTCGCGGCGCGCCGGCCAGGTGTACATGGACATGACGTTCACCAACAAGGCGATGCAGGCAATGACCGGATTTGCGATACAGCTAAACAAGAACAGCTTCGGGCTCGTGCCGAGTGCTCCGCTGCAGGTAGCGCCACTGCAGCCGTCACAGTCGACGGAAACATCGCTACTGCTCGGTACCACCGGGCCGGTGCAACGCATGGAACCGCTCAACAATCTCCAGGTGGCCATCAAGAACAATGTGGACATTTTCTACTTCGCCTGCCTGGTGCACGGCAACGTGCTGTTCATCGAGGACGGGCAGCTCGATAAACGGGTCTTTCTGACCACCTGGAAGGAGATTCCGGCCGCGAACGAAATCCAGTACAATTTGCACGGTATCGTGGGCACGGCCGATACCGTCGCCGCGAAGATGACGGCGAACAACATCTTCACGATCGCCAAGCGGAACGTCGAGGGCCAGGACATGCTGTACCAGTCGCTGAAGCTGACGAACAACATCTGGGTGTTGCTGGAGCTGAAACTATCGCCCGGCAGCTCGGATGCGACGCTCAGTCTCAAGACGCGCTCGGTCGAGGTGGGTGCGATAATTTTCGCCGCCTACGAGCAGATCATCCGATCACCGTAAGCGCCGCGGGTACGGGGCACACTGTTATCATATTCCATTAGATTGTAACGTAACGCAATATCTCCATTTATCTACTCTACTGCtgcgccacggtggccacttggAGTGACCAAGTGTTTGACGATTTGCTATTGCACACCACTGCGCAATGTGCAAGCAATGTGTTTAGTATTTTTGGCGTAAAATCGTTCATCTCTCTAGGcgcgaacgaaacaataaattatgtctGCATTAGTGGAAACTATTGAAATATATGTATGCGAACGGAAATGGTTGTTGCGTATTTCGAGTTCCAGACTCTTTTATTTCACACATCATTTTTGATTCACTCGTTACCCTTTAAAATGGGGTCCTAGTGGTTCGAAGCGTCTTtggattattattattttccactgCTGGtgttgttatgtttttgttgtgagGTTTTTGGAACCACGAATACGGAAGTGCGACACAGAATCCATTCCagctctctctccctctctctctgtggttgATACTTAATTTTACCGTTCCAAAAAGACTAAAACAAGCCACGACGAATTCCGTAAACACATATTCCGATAAGTTAGGTAGAATAAAGTAAATGTAAATAGTTCTTAACCGTTACGCCTCGCAAATCACTGCAGCCGTCTCATCCGCTCGACGTACAGATCGTAGAGAACCTTGTTAGTAGTGAAGTAGTGCGGATTCTCCTCGGCACTCAGCACCGGGCAGTAGTCACCGAGGATTTCCCCGTTAATCGATATGGTGGAGGCATGGGTCGAGGCGGGActgttgctgccactgttggccgcgagtgagagcgatccgctgctgctactgttgctgttgcttccgcTGGCGCCACCGTTCATGACCCCGAGCagatggtgcggatggtggCCATGGTGATGCAACTGGTGCATGTGGTGAAGATTTGGGTGGTGGCCAGCATAgtccggttggtggtggtccccgATGGAAAACTGCCCATTGCTTGCTACCGTTGCGAGCTGCTCCGGAATAGGGCCCCCCAGGTTGCTTTGATTATTGTTCAGATGCAGATTGTTGATGCGTTTCGACAGTGGCATAAATTCGTTTTGCTCCTCCTCGCGAGATCGCTTCCTACGGGAAACAGAGCGGCGCTGGTTAGGAAAATGGTAATTGCACCAACCCACCAGACTGTCCCTCAGATCAGCTGATGGACGTGGTGTGTAGGAACGCAGGACGTGGAAACAAAGGACAACGCGGCCACACTACCGCACACCGGCCACTTACCTCGTGTCCACAGAGCCTGCCATGGTTTGggtttttaaaattaaatgtacGGATTTTTTGATACGGACTTTTTCAGGGCTGCCCAGATTTTGTAGATTCAGCCTGCATTGTGTTTGTTGTACTTTGTCGGCTGCGGCTGTTGTCAACCAATTGTCTATAAACGGACGCAGccattttgcgtttttctaGATTTgaaaaggaatgaaaaaatggcgaatgaAAAGGATCGAAACTTGGAAGTAAATCATTGCAAATGACAAAGAACTTTATTTCATCTAACACATCGGCTTAATTGTTGCTGCCTGCCTAATTCGAACGGTCTTGTTTTATCGTATCCGTCTGAAATTTTCAACTCCGTAGCCCCCCGTTTCAACAGTTGGGTGTTGGACAACTTTTTATTTCACACTTAATGTCAAAAAAGAAGCCTCCTTCGTATTCAATATTGAGGCTGCCTGGTacagtaacaaaaaaatactttttatTGTAGACTTCTTCACTTGTTTTTGCGCCGTTCCACTGATTTCTCACTGCTTTCTTCGTCCTGGCGCTCGTAAACATCGCCCGGCGATGTTTCTGATTGACAGACGTTATAAACAACgattcgggtttgttttcaaCAATGGGTAATAAACAGTAGACAGGTAGCCATAAACTGACTGTAAAAAGTGAGCATTTTAGTaacattttcctaaaatagagAAGTTATCTATGCTTGAACACGTGCAATACActtaaaatattgaatttaatcGAAACACATGAAAAGAAATCTTGAAAAAAGTACGTAGATTTTTCCTAAAACGAAATATGTCCGCTTGTCTCATACAAATTTCCCATAGTGTGACAGGCGGCTGTTTTCGTTGTGAAACGCAAACATCATTCTGCTGGCCAAAACTGTTCGCACGCTTTTCGCGGAGGATTATGCGGTCGCGTCGGAGTTTTCAGTGCCTGATCGCATCGCCTGGTGATTTTTTGGGTCACGTTCAGCTTGGCCACAATGGAGAACTGCTCGTCCGTGGTGCACTTCATCCACACTGTCCGTTGTTACCTGCGAAGGTAACATTGCTTGCCGAATTGTGGCCACCAGGTACGACAAATCCTGATACGTTGAACCCAATCTGTCCCGCGAAAGGGTTTGTGTGGAGATCCGTTGTGCTGTGTTGGGGCGGTCTATGTTTATCATTGCGGAAATACCTCTCTCGTACCTGGAATCGGCCTCTTTGTTGTGCATGAGCCGCTATCAGTGATCATactgtgtgttttgtgtccAAGTCGTGCTTGTGTCGGTGCTACCGTTTAGGGCATAAAAAGCATGAACtagtgttttgtttaaaatccCGCAAATCACCATCTGCCTTGCCTCCTTCGAGTGTCTTCCGTCGGCGTAGCCATTGCCAACGTGTAATTATCCTGTCGGGCACCGCAGCAAGCGGTGGTTTCAATCTATCTTTCATTTGCGAGCGGCGGCAAATTTGGTGCCACATTAACCACTGGACAAGGTAAGCAACACTAATTTGTCTACGTTCCATTAGGACTGTTAACAAACTCACTGCACCGGTCTCCGGTTTTATGCAGAATACCAAAACTCGCATAAATGTGCAGTAGGAGATGAATCTCCCCTCTATTGCTTCGTGCGTCAGGTGGAGGAAATGCATTCTACCATGAGGACGATAGGTTTGGCTCGCTTGCACGCCCAGCGACGCGTGTCGTTGATGGGTCTCTGTCCCACTGCCGGACACGCACAAATCGGGGAAGGAAACACGAATCACTGTCCCATTGTTCCTAGGTTAGTTCCTAATAGAATAGAGCAACCAGATGTGGCAGAAAGATGCACCGAACGGAGTTACAACCGCAACAGCCAGTGATCCATTCAGAACCACGCCAACTTCGGTGTGCGAAATGATGTAAAGAAATCCCACGAATCGGAATTACGGCAGCCCCATTAATGTTTACGATCAAAATTAAGCAAAGAAGGTAAACTTTCTCACGCAGTATCATCGCGgacgatggtgctggtggtggtgcatgaGAGCATGTTgtgggtttatttttgtcgAGAAGCAAGCAAACGCCGTGCCCCGACGCTCACGGGCCGTGATGATTCGATCGCACACAGCTGCGagcggcgacggtggtccCGCGTTTTTCTATCCGACAAACCCCTTTTTGGCCCAACATAAGATGAGTGAGATTTGCTTCGCACGCCACGGGAGAGCACGACCGAGAGATCGCCAAGCGAGAGAGCATGTGAGAAGCAGCGTGGTGGCCACCTGTTTCGTAATTCGGTTCACGGTTTGCAAGAGCAGTTTTTGGAGGGAACTGTTTTTCTACATGGACTCAACCAATCACAGGACTGTAGCGATTGTGTtaaattctttaaaaaaacccTGACACTAACGACTGGGGGGGTAGTGTTTCTTGTGAATATTACAAAATGGCAGTTTCATCCGGTGTTTTCACCAAAACAGTTCAACTGTTTCCGATGCCGCGTTCTGTTGACTGTTAAATATGTTGAACTACTGGTGCCAGTGGTCTGAGTTCAAACACGTAACACGTGGTAAGATAAATCCGGTTGATCTAATAGAGCGAACGCGAGCGcaaaacgaaagtgaaacttttgATCTTTCACGACCTGCGAAGACACACACAACAGCGGCAACATAGATGGCCCGAGCTAGCAGCCTGGTACGGTGGCTTTGGATCTTCGGGTCTCGGTGTGATAGCAACGAACAACTcgttgaaagaaaaacggtgtTTCTTACGGCGCAGGGGAATTTGGCATGCTTCGAAACATGGcatgtttggccattttcaaagaGAAGGGATGAACAAAAAACAGGAGGATCCGTTGCTTCTGTCTAAAGGTTATACTGCGTGCGGATTCGAACgttcgatcaccgatcgacTGCCACACAAGCCTTGCCTTTGAGCCAATTCCGGCCGTTTGTTTCGCATTTATTTAAACAAGGATTCGTTACGAAGTACAAACGGATATACAAAATATCGATAATGTGGACAGAACGACGGATGACAGATTGACCATCGACAACATCGAAAATCAATGTTTAACGTGATtgacaaaactaaaacaaacagaaagagCAAGAATACGCTGGagtgggaaagaaaatgtcaGAGAAAACGGGACGACGCAAAGCAAAATGTAGTGTGCAaaagacagaaagagagatagagtgagAAGTTGGATGAAGTAAAGTTAGATAGCATGAAGAAACCTAAACAATGCTGAAGCGAGATAGGCGGCAACGCAAACCACAACAACGGCCGATGGAATCGATGTTGCAGAGTGGTACTTGGTTGGATTATATAAAACTCTCTCTCCACTTTCTAAATTGTCTTTCTTCCCGCGCGAAGAAACGCGCGTGACTCGACCGTGGCCGCGAACAAAGCTCTCATTGGTGGCCGCATAGTAGAGCAAAcggcacacaaccacacaccgTTGTCTCGCCTTGGGTAGATGCTTTtgggggtttgttgttgtaaagtgtgagtgttggtttgttttaatgGGACGGTCAATCGGCCAATAAATCAAGCGGCATCGacagcatttttatttttttttctgggaaCCATCACTCTATCATCTCCGGTTCGGGTCGCGGTTTTTGTTTACTAATGTTGTAAACGCTTGTCCCAGCTAGAAACTAGAAGATCTGAATATTACATCACTTGTAACACGGAAGCTATCGCACCATGGTTCTTTGGCGAAGATGCGAGACAGTCTGCTGGAACGAAAGACTTTAACGCCAGAGCAAACAACGAACCTCTCGTGTTTGCACTCTGTTCCGCCAGTTTCTCAATAAATCATGAGTATACTAGATCCGGCTCGGTGATTTCCCGCGCTACGACCAAAGTCACCGATAATCCGGTTTGCTCAACCGATCTAGAAGCTGCTGAACTCCTGTTTTCATATTTATGCTTTGCGCAATATTCGCGATCATTTTGGAACGATGCAAAAGCGATACGGGCGATCtagcaaataataaatttgGATTCTTgtaattgattgttttaaacGATCGGTACCTTGTGCCGAAAGGTTTAGTTCCCGATAGCGTTTGTAGTAACTGCCACTGGGTAGTGCTGGCttatcattcattttgcaACCGATCGCCAGTTTGCTACGTTACAGTAGAACACACCTTGAGATAGAAATCATATGGTTTCCTGATTCCGTTGCGCTGTCTCGGCGGTGGACGCGGTAGTGATTCATCAGTTTATGAAACGCGCCAACATACACACACGCATCAAACGGACCGATCGGACCGTGGATGGCTCTACGTATGAACGGTGGTTTTTTGTGCTCATTCTCAGCCTGTAGCCGTGCGTGTAATGTTTTTTTGCGACCGATTTGTACGAAAAATACGATCAAGTAAGATTCGATCATTGAAATGCGCAGACTTGTGTAGTAGTAGTGACGGTCTACTACCAGACCAGATAGGCTCAAAGACTGCTGAGATGAGAGCTTTCGCTTGCCTTAAAAGAAAAGGTTGGACCGACAAAAGCTCTCGTCCAGCGGTCACCAATACCAATGCCATCACGAAACACTAATCTTCGCACGCACGCCTCGGCCGTAGTTCCGTGTTGTCGGCTTATGTGGTATGCGTAAGTACACTAAGCGGGACATTTCATTGATCACGGTGTTAAACATGAAAGTCTTTTGTGTGTTGAGTGCTTAGAAATCGGCTAGGAACCGATTGTTAGAATTGTTAAATAACAAACGTATGGCACTATACGGTGGCTATTGGGAGAGTAAATAGAGGGACGCATTGAAGATATGTCTATGTAAAGATTAAACAAGTTGTAAGAATTTCAAGAGAGCCGCTTTCGCAGTGGCTTGCTGTCGTGTGCCGCTTGTATGGATGGTAGTAGTGATCGCCACATGCGAGCCACGGGACGGGGCCGTCGGAGCGTCGATGGTCTGGGAGGCTCATTTAACGTACACTACCGCAGAGTGTGCGTGGTCGgccaagagagagaaagcaccGAAAGCCAACCTCACCGTGGCTTCGGGTACGGGATCGTGACGATCGCAGCGTTCAGCTACATCCGCGTACGAAGACCGATCGATTCCCGAGCGTCGCAAGGGCGCACGCGCGCCCAGCGGAACGATAGCGCATAGTGAACGGATCCGCGGTCGGGTTCGGTTGTAATTTCCGATATTCGCGATTCGCGATCCTCGTCTGGATTTCGCTCGCCCGATTGTCCATCCCGCGTAGCCGAGGTGTGTGACATTCAGCATAGcgcctgtatgtgtgtgtctttttttGTGCTCCATGCTGAGCtcccgaaacggaacgtgcCCGATGTTCGTGGGGTCGCCGCCGCAGAAAGTAGTTTCACTATCGATGTGAAAGCAATCTTCTCTTTTGGCGCACCAAAAGACAagttgccgtgccgtttttGTACAGCTTATTCCCGCGACGATTAGCAATTCCATACAATGAGGGGCTCTGTAGTTTTGTGAAGAGTGCACATACATTTACCCAATATGGATATGCAgaattaatattttgttgtGGTGTTCAAAGTTTACTCTGTGATGCTTGAAGTTTCTCTATAGTGACAGTGGTTACTGTGCTTTGAAGCATCGGTTCATGTTTAGTGGCACTCACAGCAGGCTGGTGGTGACTTTGGCCCAGCATCGTAGTGCTGTGCAAAACTCCTTTGTCAAATTATTGTAAGAAAACTAAAACGTTAGTACGTTAGTACTAAACGCCAACCACAACACAACGCTCTATGAGAGCGGAAATGTGCCACAAAAGAGAAAGGGCGTTGCGATATGCAATTGAGATTTGATTTCACACTTTAACATCGGGGCGACTTAAAGCCCCGGCGGAGTGACCGAAGAGTGAAAGGCAAGCTTCACTTTTCTATGACATCACTGCACAGGATAcctaaaacaacaaacacattaattggttttgaa encodes the following:
- the LOC131210547 gene encoding TSC22 domain family protein 1, yielding MAGSVDTRKRSREEEQNEFMPLSKRINNLHLNNNQSNLGGPIPEQLATVASNGQFSIGDHHQPDYAGHHPNLHHMHQLHHHGHHPHHLLGVMNGGASGSNSNSSSSGSLSLAANSGSNSPASTHASTISINGEILGDYCPVLSAEENPHYFTTNKVLYDLYVERMRRLQ